The following is a genomic window from Fibrobacter sp..
GTACATAACGATAATGCTGTTTGGTCACTTGATACTTGGACCAGGTAGGAAAATGGCTTATCCCATTTTCCTTTGTAATTTGAGTTGTTTAGAACAATTCCCTGCCATCTTCGAGGGTCGTAATGAAAAAACGGTAATGCCAGTCCTTTTGTAGATCTACAGAATTGACTGGTAGCTTTAACTTGATCTATATATGCTTCCATTTTCTGAACTCCCTTTTTTTTCAGGGAAACCCACTTTCTCTTCCCCTCATCTTCATAGCTCCAATATCCGCTGTTGCCATGTTTATCTTTCAGATAAACTGTTTTCCCATCATACCCATGATAGGATGCCAGCTCCATATCCATGGGCATGATTATATGTATCCGTTTTCTCTGTTCAGGCAGGCCAAAAAAATTATTGAAACTTCTGTCAACCATCACCTTGCCAGACTCCTGAACCAATCTGTTTCCAAGATCATCAGTGCTCATCGAGGCATAATCTGCAAGTTCATGCTGCGTAAGGGAGATAAGCTTTTTTACCACTCTGTTTTCCATGAAATCCCAGGAGGGTTTTAATGCTTGAATCAAGGCATTCTGTACCCAGATTACAGGAAGTGGTGCACATTTGGGAGCATTAATATGACAATGACAATCGATAAACCAGGGGACAATTATCTTCGATCGCTTCAATAAACTGATATTACAAGGTTTCCCGTACTTTCCCCGCACCACCGGTTCAAAATGAATCTCAAAATCTCTCTCTTTAATTTTTGAGAGATCCACATCCCAATCTGCTGTCCCGGTACCTGCTTTGATTTTACCTGACACCTCCGTAAACTGAATACAGTTCCCTGTTGCTTTACGGTAGTATAACTGAAAACGTATCTTCTCTCCATCGAACGCTCCGGATACATCTGCAAACAATCGTATACGGTTTCCCTCTGCTGCAGCAGAAGGTGTATCTTTTCTCAGCGTGTTATCAAGATGCTCCCAGCCCGCTGTGTAAATTGAGAGTTCCTTTTGCGGTTCAGGCAGATCATCGGTAAGCATATAACCGGAGGTGATCTCAAGAATCTCTTTAAAATCCTGTACGTTTCTGCAATGGTATTCATCACGCAGATACTCCACCCACTCCTTTTTCACCCAGTGCTTACCTTTTGTATATTCCCACTCTATCCAGCGGTAACGAAACTGAACCTGAAAGAGATGACCCGTGTTTTCAAATTCAGTTGAATATACATTTGGGAAAAACAGTCTTGTGGAGTTTATCTTGACCGGATATACAGCGGTCACAAAATAGATTTCAGTATTTCTTTTTTCTTCACTGTACCTGAGCCAGAATATCTCTATTTTGTCCAGAACACTATTGGCGCAGATTGTTTTGTATAACAAGGGAGCATAACTGCCAAACTCCAATACAAGAGACATGGGTTTGTGCTTGTGTTTCCATTCTTCCCTGAACCCATTGAAAATAAATCGACCATCTCCCACTTCATGATTGAACTGCTGCACACTCCACAGGGAGTCGACACCGCAGAACGTAACCGGCCCGGAAACTACCTGGTTTCGATGAGTGATTCGGACTAATGCAGGATCAGCCACGATCATTCTCCCGAATACTGTAATTTGTTAAGAGTGAGAATCATGCTGTGTTGAAGCTTTTCCCAATATAATTAAATAGAGAGATGCAGTGTGTAAAAATATTGGTTTGAACTTCACAGAATGGAGTAATAGACATAGTGAAGTGCTGTTAAGCCGGATTAAAGACATCAGTGACTGTTAGCCTGGAAATGCCACTCTGGTACATTCCTGCCAGAAAGAATTTTCGCGTCATTAAAATTACAGTGCAGGGTATTCAGAAAGGAATCATACTTCTCCACTTACAAGAAACTCAATCACTTATTGCAAGCCTGATGTATTTTGTGGTAGAGTTTTGATTAAAATACCATCTTCGCTGAAATTCAATCCCGCAGGTGTGCAATTCCAGGAAAAAGATGATTTTAAATAATACGATGAGGCTTTTGGATCTCTCTTTCAGAGAGATAGAGGAACTGGTAAAACAGTGTCCGGGTCTTATTTTCCCCCTTGGCAGTCTGGAGCCTTTTGGTCGGACAGTTCCGATTGGTGTGCCAACTTTCTGCTGTGAATCAATTGCTGCCGCGATTTCATCGAGGCTCTCGGTTCTTCTGGCACCCACTTTCCATTTTGGATGTTCAACGCCCTTCTGGTCATTTACCGGATGTACCGGTGTAAAACCTGCTGTAATGGTAAATTGTCTGCTTGATATTTCAAAAGCTCTGAAAGTTCAGGGCTTTAAGAGAATTCTTATGATTGACCTGTCTTCCAGTAATCAGGATGCTCTGATTCCTTTTCTGAAACGGGTGAACTCAAAAGAGGAGACGGTTAAAGTTTTTTCACTCCATACAGACAAATCAGTGAGATCTTTTCTGAGCCGGTCGACAGGTGTGGATGAGCCCTGGAGACAGGAGGTGGTGATACTCTCCCTGGCAGCATATCTGGGGTATCCCGGCCTTTCATCAGATATCCTTTCAGGTTCGGAAATCAGGGCAGATAAGGAAGCATTCAGGCG
Proteins encoded in this region:
- a CDS encoding amidohydrolase family protein; translation: MADPALVRITHRNQVVSGPVTFCGVDSLWSVQQFNHEVGDGRFIFNGFREEWKHKHKPMSLVLEFGSYAPLLYKTICANSVLDKIEIFWLRYSEEKRNTEIYFVTAVYPVKINSTRLFFPNVYSTEFENTGHLFQVQFRYRWIEWEYTKGKHWVKKEWVEYLRDEYHCRNVQDFKEILEITSGYMLTDDLPEPQKELSIYTAGWEHLDNTLRKDTPSAAAEGNRIRLFADVSGAFDGEKIRFQLYYRKATGNCIQFTEVSGKIKAGTGTADWDVDLSKIKERDFEIHFEPVVRGKYGKPCNISLLKRSKIIVPWFIDCHCHINAPKCAPLPVIWVQNALIQALKPSWDFMENRVVKKLISLTQHELADYASMSTDDLGNRLVQESGKVMVDRSFNNFFGLPEQRKRIHIIMPMDMELASYHGYDGKTVYLKDKHGNSGYWSYEDEGKRKWVSLKKKGVQKMEAYIDQVKATSQFCRSTKGLALPFFHYDPRRWQGIVLNNSNYKGKWDKPFSYLVQVSSDQTALSLCTAIGFKMYTALGYRPDDYKDRIVRSRSKHKQKKKLHGRLPDMYNFYEKCVSHKIPIICHGSSGGVFAHDYMLYYDYLFPAENISDDEKMEFFREVFVSPWAWESVLQDFPKLYLCLAHFGGEEAWCKDWDKPDNWVGKMVEMMEKYDNFYVDLSYYIFSDRNRYKRLSDIIQKHPKVKTKLLFGTDWYLIGSERSKYGHYDSFVKSMSKNLFSIDEELCAYCMVINPKRFLNLEYIADKLYELFGSMWDIRELVKKTMYSSIDQFYEPNRCDVLSHL
- a CDS encoding creatininase family protein — encoded protein: MILNNTMRLLDLSFREIEELVKQCPGLIFPLGSLEPFGRTVPIGVPTFCCESIAAAISSRLSVLLAPTFHFGCSTPFWSFTGCTGVKPAVMVNCLLDISKALKVQGFKRILMIDLSSSNQDALIPFLKRVNSKEETVKVFSLHTDKSVRSFLSRSTGVDEPWRQEVVILSLAAYLGYPGLSSDILSGSEIRADKEAFRRWFRTGKDPQKFRRLFPSGIISSSFIRFSAGLGEDLFGFILELLEKEYTSFLKSSCDDSKTDS